The DNA window TTGCATCAAACAAACTGTGAGGTGCGAGATTAACCGAAAACGGGCAAACGCGTCGGCGGCGGCCAAAACTCGGCCGTCCTCGAGGAAACACGTAGGGCGGATTAGGCGGAACGCCGTAATCGGCCGTGCATGCGCCGCCGATAGATATATCGCTTGCTAGTTTATCAAATAGTTCGGAGGGTAGCGCAAAGCCACGATACCGCAGGGAAGGGCCGCCTTTCAGTGCGCCCGCGCACCGGTCACGCGCTCGATGCCGGCCAGGTCGGTCCAGCTTTGCACGTCGGTGTAACCTTGTTCGGATAATAACTGTCGCACGGCCGCCGATTGGTCGTAGCCGTGCTCCATCAGCAGCCAGCCGCCGGGCTTCAAACGCGCCTTGGCGCCGGCTACGATGATGCGCAGCGCCGACAGGCCGTCGGCGTGGTCGGTCAGCGCGCCCACCGGTTCGTAGCGCAGATCGCCCTCGGACAGATGACGGTCGCCGCTGGCGATGTAGGGCGGGTTGGAGGCGATGACGTCGAACGGCGGCAGGCCGTCCAGCGCCGCGTACCAGTCGCTTTGCAGGAAGGTGACGCGGGCGCCGTTGGCGGCGGCGTTGCGGCGCGCGACGGCCAGCGCCTCTTCGCTGACATCGAGGGCGGTGACGGCGGCGTCGCGCCGTGTGTGGGCCAGGGCGACGGCGATGGCGCCGCTGCCGGTGCCCATGTCGAGCACACGGCCCGAAGGCGGCAGGCGATCCAGGGTCAGCTCGACCAGCAGTTCGGTGTCGGGACGCGGGATCAGCACCGCACCGCTGACTTCAAATGGCAGGCCGAAAAACTCGCGCTGGCCGACGATGTAGGCGATCGGTTCGCCGTCCAGGCGGCGTTGCACAAGCGCGGCGAAGCGCTGTGCCTCGTCGGCGTCCAGCGCCCGTTCGGACTGGGTGATCAGGCTAACGCGGGTCAGTCCCAGCGCGTGGCACAACAGGATGCGGTTATCCAGCGCATCGAGCAGCGACTGGATTTGCAGCGCGCCGACGGTGACGCCGGCCCCGATGGCGTCGAGTCGCTCGATCATGCGCGCGGGCGTCGCAGCAGGGCCCACGCCAGCGCGAGGGCGAAGAAGGCGAACCAGATGAAGGACCACTGCGGAATCGACAGGCCGAACCACGGCGCCAGCGCGTCTTCGCACAGGCCGTCGGCCCTGAACAGGAAGGGCAGGTAAGTGGCGGTGGGGATCTTGTTGAGGAAGGTCTCCATCGGATCGATGCCGCACGACAGGCCGGGATTGGCCAGCACGTACAGGTGGTCGCCGGCGTAGTACAACCCTCCCAGCGCGGCCAGCAGGCCGACGCCGGCGCCGATTTTAGGCTTGCTGATGTAGGCGCCGATCAGCGATGCGAAGCCGATCGCCAGGAACAGGTAGCGCTGGATCACGCACAGCGGACAAGGGAGCATGTCGAGGCCATGCTGCAGATACAGGGCGACGGCGATCAGGCCGAAGCTGGCGAAGGCGATAAACAGCAGCAGGGAGCGGGACTGGTTCATGTTGTTATCCGTTTTTGTATATCGCGTGATTTTCGCACATCACCGGGAGCGGGGTCTTAGGCGGCTCTTAATCTTAACCCGCACCGCCAAGCTGGGGTCGTACCCCTTGGGGTACGACCCCGCCCGGCTGTGCGGGTTAATCGCCCAGCGCCGCCAGCAACTCGGCCTGGTGCTCGGCCGCCAGCGCGTTGGTCAGCTCCGTCAGGTCGCCGTCCATGATGAAGTCCAGCTTGTACAAGGTCAGGTTGATGCGGTGGTCCGTCATGCGGCCCTGCGGGAAGTTATAGGTGCGAATCCGCTCGCTGCGGTCGCCCGAGCCGATCAGGCTCTTACGGGTGGCCGCTTCCTTCGATTGCTGCTCGCGCAGTTGCACGTCCTTGATGCGCGCGGCCAGCACCTTCATCGCCTGCGCCTTGTTCTTGTGCTGCGAGCGGTCGTCCTGGCATTCGACCACGATCCCGGTCGGCAAGTGGGTCAGGCGCACCGCCGAATCGGTCTTGTTGATGTGCTGACCGCCGGCGCCGGAGGCGCGGAAGGTGTCGATGCGCAGGTCGGCCGGGTTGATGTTGACGTCTTCGACTTCGTCCGCCTCCGGCATCACCGCCACGGTGCAGGCGGAGGTGTGGATGCGACCCTGGGTTTCGGTGGCCGGCACGCGCTGCACGCGGTGGCCGCCGGATTCGAACTTCAGCTTGGCGTAGACGCCGTTGCCGACCAGGCGCACGATCACCTCGCGGTAGCCGCCCAGGTCCGACGCCGATTCCGACACCACTTCCACCTGCCAGCGATTGCGCTCGGCGAAGCGGGTGTACATGCGCAGCAGGTCGCCGGCGAACAAGGCCGATTCGTCGCCGCCGGTGCCGGCGCGGATTTCGAGGAAGATGTTGCGCTCGTCGTTGGCGTCCTTCGGCAGCAGCATTTTCTGCAGCTCGATTTCCAGCTCCGCCATGCGGGCCTTGGACGCTTCGATTTCGTCCTGCGCGAACTCCTTCATCTCGGGATCGGACAGCATCTCCTGCGCGGCGACGCCGTCGCCGATCGCTTCCTGGTAGGAGTTGTACAGCGCGACCAGCGGACCGAGTTCGGCGTGCTCGCGGGTCATTTTCCGGTAGGCGTCCATATTGCTGGTCGCGCCTTCGGACATCAGCAGTTCATCGAGTTCGACCAGGCGGTTGGCCAATTGATCGAGCTTGGACAGCATGGATGGTTTCATAGCGTATTCGGTATTCTGTGAGGGGTGAAGCGGATGCCGCGTGGACGCGGCGCGGGGTGCAGCTTGGCTCCGACCGGCGGCAAACGCCGTCGGTGGTGTGGTGCGTGCGGGGTCGCTAACGACGGCCGCGGAACAACTGCGGCAGCAGTTCGGCCAGGTGGGCGCGCTCGTCGCCCTGGGCACGGTGCAGCGCCTGCTGCGGACCGTGCATGAATTTCGCGGTCAGGCCCTTGGACAGGGCTTCGAGGACGGCGTCGATATCCTCGCCCTTGGCCAGCATCTTGCGGGCGCGTTCCAGTTCGATCTGGCGCAGCGCCTCGCCATTTTCCTGCAAACTTTGAATCACCGGCACCACGGCGCGGTCGTCGATCCAGTGCATGAACGACTGCACCCGCGTTTCGATGATCGCCTCGGCCTGCGCGACGGCTGCCTGGCGGTTCTCCATCCCGGTCTGCACGACTTTACCGAGATCGTCGACGGTGTACAGGAAGGCGTCGTTCAGGCGCGCCACTTCCGGTTCGATATCGCGCGGCACGGCCAGATCGACCATGAACATCGGCTTGTGGCGCCGTGCCTTGATCGCGCGCTCCACCATGCCAAGGCCGATCAGCGGCAGCGACGAGGCGGTGCACGAGATGACGATGTCGTACTGGTGCAGTTTGTCCTGCAGGTCGGCCAGGCGGATCGCGCGGCCGCCGTAGCGGTGCGCCAGCATCTCGCCGCGCTCGAGCGTGCGGTTGGCGATGGTGATGGTCTTTGGATTCTGCGCCGCGAAGTGAGTGGCGCACAATTCGATCATCTCGCCGGCGCCGATGAACAGCACGTTCTGCTCGGAGATCTTGTCGAAGATGCGCTGCGACAGGCGCACGGCGGCGGCGGCCATCGACACGCTGTGCGCGCCGATTTCGGTGGTGCTGCGCACTTCCTTGGCGACCGAGAAGCTGCGCTGGAACAGCTGGTGCAGATAGGTGCCCAGGCCGCCCGCCTCGTCGGCGGTGCGGATCGCGTCCTTGATCTGGCCGAGGATCTGCGTCTCGCCCAGCACCATCGAATCGAGCCCGGAGGCGACGCGGAAGGTGTGGCGCACGGCGTCGTGCTGCGGCAACAAATACAGGTGCGGGCGCAGTTCGGCGTAGTTCAGCTTATGGAAATCGGCTAGGAAATGGGCGCCGGCGTCGAGCGGCTCGGGCACCTGGCTGGCCGCGTAGAGCTCGGTGCGGTTGCAGGTCGACAGGATCGCCGCCTCGTCGCTGCCGCGATGGTCGATGCGCTCGAACCACGAACGCGCCGCCACCACCGCCTGGCCGAGCTGGTCAGGGGCGAACGCCAGCTGCTCGCGTAGCGAGACCGGTGCGGTGTTGTGGTTGAGGCCGACGGCGAGCAGCTGCATTGCGGGTCCGGACGATGGATTAGCGGACATTATACCGTGATGTACCTGTATGTTGCCCCGAAGCTGCCTAAAGCCATAGCAGCGGCGGTCGCGGCCTACCCGTCTCCCGAGCGGACGGCGGGAGGGATTACGCCGCGCCGAGTTTTTCCAGGCGGTAACCGTAACTGTAGACCGGCACCAGGCGGAAGCCGTTTTCCGGTTTCAGCTGCAATTTGTTGCGCACGCGCGAAACGTGGGTGTCCATGGTGCGGGACGGCACGGCGGTCTCGCGTATCCACACGGCCTCATGAATATAGGCGCGCGACAGCGGCCGGCCGATGTTGCGGAAAAATAACAGTGCGAGGTAGAACTCTTTGTGGGTAACGTCCAACACCACGCCATCCATCAGCAAACGGCCGGGTCGCGTCTCGAAAACGTATTGACCAAATTGCAATTGTTCGGCGCCGTTCTGGGCCGGATAGGCGCGGCGCAGCAGCGCTTGCACGCGCGCGACCATCTCGCTGCGGCGTAACGGCTTGATCATGTAATCGTCGGCGCCGGCGGCCAGGCCGGCGACGATATCGTCCTCGCCGGAGCTGGTCGTGAGGAACAAAACGGGGGCGCTGTCGGGCAGCTTTTCACGAGCGCGGCGCATCACTTCGGCGCCGGTCAGATCGACCACCTGCCAGTCGAGTATGAGCATGTCGTAACTGTCTTTACGCAGCTGTGCCAGCACGTCTTTTGCTGTCTGAAAACTGTGGCAAATGTGGCCGGCGGAGGTCAGTACCTGGCAGATCAAGTCTGCCTGGCTGCGGTCGTTGTCGAGTACGGCGATTCTCATACTGCTGCCTGTAGGAAATATATGTTAAAGAGATGTCACGTCAAATATAACAGAGATTCACAAATTAATTGGCAGAATGATTAAATATTTTTTTTGGGACATTAACGTTTGTCGTTTGACAATGCATTTTTGTTGCACTTTTTCATCGTGCGCGCCCGTCCGGTTATTACACGGTACACTGGAAAAAGCCCGAATTCAATGAAGAAGTTGAAATTTGGAAAGAATCTTCAGTTCATCCGGGAGGCGCTATGGGACTCAAATCAAACACCAACTGGACCCTGGTTCCGGGCACCGCGCGCGATATTGATGCAGTGCGGGAACGCTGCCGGAAACTGGTGCGGCGTCGCGCCAGGTGTCGGCCGGCGTCGCGGCGGTGCCGATTCCGGGCCTCGACGTGGTGTCGGACATGCGCCTGTTCGCGCAGCTGATCGACGACATCAACCACGAGTTCGGTTTGTCCGACGAGCAGATCGAGAAGCTGCAGCCCAAGTTCAGGCTGATCGCCTATGAAGCGGCGATCGGCGTCGGCGGCATGCTGATCGGTAAGGTGGTCACGCGCGAGGTGGTCACGCAGTTGCTGCGCCGGAGCGGCATGAAGGTGGTCGCGGGCCAGGCCGGCAAGATGGTGCCGCTGGCCGGCCAGCTGGCGGCGGCCGGGATCGGATTTTTCGCGTTCCGGCAGATCGGCTACCAGCACGTGGAAGCCTGCGCCAAGGTGGCGGCGAAGCTGGTGACGGCCGGTGTCGCGCACGACGGCGGAGTGGTCCGCCCGGCCTGATTGTGTCGTGGACGACACGTTGCGGGGCCGCGAGACCCGCACTGCCAACCGGGGTCGGACCCTGTTGGGTCCGACCCCTAAGCGGTGACGCTGGCGTATCGCTAAAAGTCTATGGGGTTACGCGTCCGGCAGCACCACGTTCACGTCCAGCACTTCCAGGTTGCCCTGGCGATCGAGCGAGATCTTGATGTCGTCGGCGTTGACCTTGGTGTACTTCGAAATCACCTCGATCAATTCCTTGTGCAGCGCCGGCAGAAAATCCGGACCGCTGCGGCCATTGCGCTCGCGCGCGATGATGATCTGCAACCGCTCCTTGGCCGCCGTCGCGGTTTTCTGTTTTTGCGGGAACAGGAAAGAAAGCAGGGCCATGTCACTTGCTCCCAAAAATACGCTGCAGAAGGCCTGGCTTTTCATAATTGACGAAGCGCAACGGCAATTCCTGGCCGAGGAAACGCGACACCACGTCTTCGTAGGCTTCCGCAACATCGGTGCCCTTGAAGTGAATGGCCGGGTTACCCTGGTTTGAAGCGTGCAGCACCGATTCCGATTCCGGGATGATGCCGATCAAAGGAATGCGCAGGATTTCCTGCACGTCTTGGTACGACAGCATTTCGTCCGCTTCCACGCGTTTCGGCGAGTAGCGGGTGATCAGCAGATGTTCCTTGACCGGCTCGCCGCCGGTCTGGGCGCGGCGCGACTTGGCCTGGATGATGCCGAGGATGCGGTCCGAATCGCGCACCGACGACACTTCCGGATTGGTAACGATGATCGCTTCGTCGGCGAAGGTCAACGCCATCAGCGCGCCATGCTCGATACCGGCCGGCGAATCGCAGATGATGAACTCGAAGCCCATGTTGATCAGCTCATGCAGTACGACTTCCACGCCGTCTTCCGATAGCGCATCCTTGTCGCGCGTCTGCGAGGCCGGCAGGATGAACAGGTTGTCGCAGTGCTTGTCCTTGATCAGCGCCTGGGTCAGCGACGCTTCCTTGTTGATCACGTTGATCAGGTCGTAGACGACGCGGCGTTCGCAGCCCATGATCAGGTCGAGGTTGCGCAGGCCGACGTCGAAGTCGATGACGGCCGTCTTATGGCCGCGCATGGCCAGGCCGGTGGAGAAGCTCGCGCTGGAAGTCGTCTTACCGACACCGCCCTTGCCGGACGTCACTACAATGATTCTCGCCACAAATAATCCTTTTCAGAGAGATGAACAGCAGGCCACTCAGGCGCGGTTCGCGGAATTGACAGATAGTATATCGATTCGGTCGCCGACCAAGCGAATTTGCGCAGGGGAACGCGCGAACTCGGCCGGGAAACCGTCTTCAAAAGTACGGTAAACGCCGGCAATTGACACCAATTCCGGCGACATGGTCATCGCGAAGATGCGCGCCTCGGGGTTGCCGGAGGCGCCCGCCAGCGCGCGGCCGTGGAGCGTGTTGTAGACATGGATGCTGCCGTCGGCAATGACTTCGGCGCCGTTGTTGACGACCGCCGTGATGATCAGGTCGCAGCCGCGCGCGTAGATGCGCTGACCGGCGCGCACCGGGGTGTCGATGATCATGACGCCGGCGTTGCCGGGCAGGCTGTCGGTGGCTGCCGCCGCCGTTGCCGCCGCGACCGGCGCTTTGCTGGCGGCCGGGGCTGGTGCTGGCGTTGCCGTCTTGGCGGCCGCTTTGGCCGCAGTTTTGGCCGACTCGACGTCGACCTCGTCGGCGCGCGGCTTGGTCGGAGTTTCCAGGCTCAGTCCGTGCGCGGCGATGTCGGCGGCCATGGACGGCGGCGCGTTGCGCACGGCGACCGGATTCAAGCGGTATTTTTTCAGCAGGGCGATGATGCCGGCCCAGTCGACCGGATCGCTGCCGGCCGGCAGCGCGGCGACGTCGATCACGGCCAGGTCGTCTTCAAAAAAGTCGGTGGTGCCGCCGGTCATTTCGGCCAGCGCGGCGTCGAGAGCGATGCTGTCGGCGGTCGCCAGGATGGCGGAGACGGCGACAACGGTGGAAATCTTGATTTCGATAGGCTTTTGAAACAGGCTCTTGGACATGGGCGACAGTATTAGAGGTTAACCTCGCGCGCATGCGCAGGCACGAGCATTCTACTGTGGAAAGCGGGAGATGGGGAGGCCCGATACGCGTGCGCGCCAGCAAATATGCGGGCGGCAGCCCATTCTGAATCACGTAGGGCGGATTAGCGCAGCGTAATCGGCCAATGCATGCGCCGTTCGCGGCTCATACATGGCCGATTACGGCGTGCCGCCTAATCCGCCCTACGTGTCTCCACGGTAATGCCGATGTCTGTTGCCCTTAATAAATGGCGTGCTCGGCGCGCAATTGGTGCGCTGCCGCCACCATGTTTCGCAGCGCCGTCTCCGTCTCCGCCCAGCCGCGCGTCTTCAGGCCGCAGTCCGGATTCACCCAGAGATTGCTAGCAGGAATCACCGCGCTGGCCTTGCGCAGCAGCCTCACCATTTCCGCCTGCCCGGGCACGCGCGGCGAGTGGATGTCGTACACGCCCGGTCCGATCTCGTTCGGATAGCGGAACTGTCCGAACCCATTGAGCAGCTCCATGTCCGAGCGGCTGGTCTCGATCGTGATCACGTCCGCGTCCATCGCGGCGATCTGCGGCAGGATGTCGTTGAACTCGGCATAGCACATGTGCGTGTGGATCTGCGTGCCGTCCGCCGCCACGCCGGCCGAGACGCGGAACGCGCGCGTGGCCCAGTCCAGATACTCGTCCCAACGGCTCCGGCGCAGCGGCAAGCCTTCGCGCACGGCGGGTTCGTCGATCTGGATGATGCCGATGCCGGCCCGCTGCAAATCGTCGACCTCGTCACGGATCGCCAGCGCGACATGCAGCGCGGTACGCGAGCGCGGCTGGTCGTCGCGCACGAACGACCATTGCAAGATCGTGATCGGTCCCGTCAGCATGCCCTTCATCGGCTTGCCGGTCAGGCTTTGCGCGTGCACGGTCCAGTCCACCGTCATCGCTTTCGGACGGCTGACGTCGCCATAAATGATGGGCGGCTTGACGCAGCGCGAGCCGTACGACTGCACCCAGCCCAGTTGCGTGAAGACAAAGCCGTCCAGCTGCTCGCCGAAATATTCAACCATGTCGTTGCGCTCGGCTTCGCCGTGCACCAGCACGTCGAGTCCCAGTTCCTCTTGGCGGCGCACCGCGTAGGCGATCTCTTCGCGCATTTTACCTTCGTAGTCGGCGGCGTTCAGTTCGCCGCGCTTGAAGCTGGCGCGGGCGGCGCGGATGGCCGGCGTTTGTGGGAACGAGCCGATGGTGGTGGTCGGAAAGTCGGGCAATCGCAGGCGCGCGCGCTGCACGGCCTGGCGTTGCGCGAAGCCCGATTGCCTGCGGTCGGCGTCGTCACCGAGCACGGCCAAGCGTTCCCGCACGGGGGACTGGTGCACGCGTTCGCTCGTACGGCGGCCGGCCAGCGCGGCGCGCGAGACGTCCAGCGCATCGATGACCGAGGCTTCGTGGATGCCTTGCAGCGCCTGCTTCAGCACGTACAGCTCGTCCAGCTTTTCGGTGGCGAAGGCCAGCCACGATTTGATGTCGCCGTCGAGTGCCTGTTCGGCGGCGAGCGTGAACGGCACATGCAGCAGCGAGCACGACGACGACAGCCACAGTTTGCCGCCGCGCTTGTCGGCGATGGGCGCCAGGGTGGCCAGCGCGGCGTCCAGATCGGTGCGCCAGATGTTGCGGCCGTCGACGATGCCGACCGACAGCACCTTGTGCACCGGCAGCCAGTCGGCGATGCTGGTCAGCTCATGCGCGGCACGCACGCCGTCCACATGCAATCCTGCGACAGGCAGGCGGCAGGCCAGGCTGAGGTTTTCTTCCAGCGGCGAGAAGTAGGTCGCCAGCAGCAGCGGCACGCCGACCTGGTTGAGTTGCCAGTAGGTGTTTTCAAACGCGCTGCGCCATGGCGCCGGCAGGTCCAGGCCCAGGATGGGTTCGTCAACCTGCACCCACTGCACGCCTTGCGCCTTCAGGCGGTCCAGCGCCGCGCCATAGACCGGCAGCAGCTTGTCGAGCAGGTCCAGGCGGTTAAATCCAGCATCGCCGCCGCCGCCTTTTTCCTTGCCCAGCCACAGGAAGCTCAGCGGCCCGAGCAGAACGGCCTTGACCGCGTGGCCGAGCGCCTGCGCTTCGGCGACCTCGTCAAACAGCCGTTCGCAGGCCAGCGAGAACGCGGTTTCCGGTGTGAATTCCGGCACGAGGTAGTGGTAGTTGGTGTCGAACCACTTGGTCATTTCCAGCGCGGCCGAGGCGTGCACGTCGCCATCGTGCGAATGGTCGTGGCCGCAGTCGTGGCCGTATTCCTTGTCGCTGCCTTTGCCACCATTGCCGCCGTCGCCGCGCGCCATGGCGAAGTAGCGGCTCAGCTGCGATTGGCGGTGATCGAAGCCGTAGCGCGCCGGTTCGCAGCCCAATAGCTGAACATGATTGGCGACCTGGTCGTAGAAGGCGAAATCGCCGACGGTGACGAAGTCCAGCCCGGCGCGTGCTTGCAGCGCCCAGTGCCGGGCGCGCAACTCGCGGCCGACCGCTTCCAATCCGGCTTCCGCCAACTCGCCGCGCCAGTGCGATTCCAGCGCGAATTTCAGTTCACGTGCCGCGCCGATGCGTGGAAAACCCGGAATATGGGTGTGGATGTGGCTTGAGGCCGCTTTATTTGATGTTGTCATGATTGGTGTCATCCGCATTTAATATTGATGCGATAAAGTTTGCGGCATTCCGGTCTATAATCAAAACGAAAGATTTTGTAGTTTCACATGAAAATTTTTAATAGACCATGCTAGAGATACGCCACCTCCGCACCCTGAGCGCGCTCCGTTCGGCCGGCAGCTTGGTGCGCGCCGCCCAACTACTCAACCTGACCCAGTCGGCGTTGTCCCATCAGATCAAGTTACTGGAAGATCGCTACGGCGGACCGCTTTTTGAGCGAAAATCCGTGCCGATAGGCTTTACAGCCACCGGTGCGCGGCTGCTCAAACTGGCCGATATGCTGCTGCCCGAAATCGAGGCTGCCGAGCGCGAAGTGGCCCGTTTGACGCAGGGCGACACCGGCCAGCTGCGCGTCGCGCTGGAATGTCATACCTGCTTCGATTGGCTGATGCCGGTCATGGACGAGTTCCGCAAACGCTGGCCGGACGTCGAAATCGACCTGGTCTCGGGCTTCCACAGCGAGCCGGCCGAGCTGCTGCGTGCCGGCGCCGCCGACCTTGTCATCGGCTCGCCATACGGCCCGGATTTCGTAACCTTCCCGCTGTTCCGTTATGAAATCCTGGTCGTGATGGCGCAAAAACACCGGCTGGCGATGCAGCGCCGCCTTCAGGCGGCCGACTTCGAGGGCGAGACCTTGATCACCTATCCGGTGCCGGAAACCCGCATCGACCTGATCCGCGAAGTGCTGCAGCCGGCCGGCATCCAGGTCCAGCGCCGCACCGCCGAGCTCACCGTGGCCGTGCTGCAACTGGTCGCCAGCCGCCGCGGCATCGCCGCCTTGCCCAACTGGGCCATCAAGAACTATGTCGACTACGACTACGTCATCGCCAAGCCGGTGGGCGACCACGGCCTGTGGAGCGACCTGTTCGTCTCGGTGCCGGAGTCGCAAAAGCAGAAAGCCTACGTGCTCGATTTCGTTAAAGTGATACGCGAGCAGTGCGCCGCCACGCTCGACGGTATCAGATTATTGTCGTGACAAATTTACATTGTTTCTTCAAAATGTCTTGCGGCAGGTCGATGCAAAGATTGACACAAATCAAAGTGTTGCCAAATCCGGGCGCTTACGATGAGTCCGCGACTTTGGACAGTCTGCTGGCATGGATGCTGCTAGAGAAAATCATGGGCAGTCCTCGCGGCGACGCACAATCGAAACCCCCCACGCCATCGCCGTCGTAGGCGTATTATCGACGTTCACGTAGTTGATCAATGTTGTTGCTAAACTAAGCCGGCCTTGGCCGGCGTATTGGAGAGTCATATGGATGATGTAGTTATCGTGGCCGCTGGCCGTACCGGTGTCGGCAAATTCGGCGGCAGCCTCGCCAAGATCGCGGCCTCGGACCTGGGCGCGCATGTGATCAAGGGCCTGTTGGCCAAGACCGGCATCGATCCAAGCCAGATCAGCGAAGCGATTCTCGGCCAAGTGCTGACCGCAGGCGTCGGCCAGAACCCGGCCCGCCAGGCGGTCATCAAGTCCGGCCTGCCAGATTCCATTCCCGGTTTCACCATCAACCACGTGTGCGGCAGCGGTTTGAAAGCCACCCACCTGGCGGCCCAGGCGATTAAATGTGGCGACGCACAAATCGTCATCGCCGGCGGCCAGGAAAATATGAGCGCCTCGCCGCACGCGATGCCGGGTTCGCGCGACGGCTTCCGCATGGGCGAGATCAAGATGGTCGACACCATGATCGTCGACGGTCTGTGGGACGCGTTCAACCAGTACCACATGGGCATCACCGCCGAGAACGTCGCGAAAAAACACGACATCTCGCGCACCGAGCAGGACGAGTTCGCGCTGCAATCGCAACTGAAGGCCGAAGCCGCTCAAAAAGAAGGCAAGTTCAAAGACGAGATCCTGCCGCTGGAAATCGCCAGTAAAAAAGCCACCGTCGTCTTCGACACCGACGAATACATCAAGCCCGGCTCGACCATCGAAGGCCTGGCCGGCCTGCGTCCGGCGTTCAACAAGGAAGGCAGCGTCACCGCCGGCAACGCGTCCGGCCTGAACGACGGCGCCGCCGCCGTCATCATGATGTCCGCCACCAAGGCCAAGGAACTGGGCCTGCCGGTGCTGGCCAAGGTCAAGGCCTACGCCTCGTCCGGCCTGGACCCGGCCCTGATGGGCATGGGCCCGGTCTCGGCCAGCCGCCTGTGCCTGAAAAAAGCCGGCTGGACTCCGGACGATCTGGACCTGATGGAAATTAACGAAGCGTTCGCCGCGCAGGCCGTCGCCGTCAACAAGGAAATGGGCTGGGACACCAGCAAGATCAACGTCAACGGCGGCGCCATCGCCATCGGCCACCCGATCGGCGCGTCCGGCGCCCGCATTTTGGTCACCCTGATCCACGAAATGATCCGCCGCGACGCCAAGAAGGGCCTGGCCTCGCTGTGCATCGGCGGCGGCATGGGCGTGGCGCTGGCGATCGAGCGTCCGTAAGGTTTAAACATGCCGCCTCCGCATTCGGGGGCGGCCCGCGAACTTTGGTGTCAGCGAAGTTTGGTATCAACTACGAAGAGGGGACAATAAAATGGCAAGAGTTGCATTGGTAACTGGCGGTATGGGCGGTCTGGGCGAAGCAGTGTGTTTCAAACTGTCGGCGCTCGGCTATAACGTGGTCACGACGTATTCCCCTGGTAATCCCAAGGTCGAGCAGTGGCTCGCCACGACGCGCGACCAGGGCTTCAACTTCCGTGCCTATCCTTGCGACGTGGCGGACTACGACTCGGCGCAAGCGTGCGTGGCCGCCATCGAAAAGGACATCGGTCCGATCGATGTGCTGGTCAACAACGCCGGCATCACTCGCGACATGACGTTCAAGAAGATGGACAAGCCGAATTGGGACGCCGTCATGGCCACCAATCTGGACTCCGTGTTCAACATGACCAAGCCGGTCTGCGACGGCATGGTCGATCGCGGCTGGGGCCGTATCATCAACATCTCGTCGGTCAACGGCCAGAAGGGCGCCTTCGGCCAGACCAACTACTCGGCGGCCAAGGCCGGCATGCACGGCTTCACCAAGGCGCTGGCCCTGGAAGTGGCGCGCAAGGGCGTGACCGTCAACACCATCTCGCCAGGCTACATCGGCACCAAGATGGTCATGGAAATCCCGCAGGAAGTGCTCGATACCAAGATCATTCCGCAAATTCCGATGGCGCGCTTGGGCAAGCCTGAGGAAGTGGCCGGCCTGGTCGCGTATCTGTCGTCGGACGAGGCGGCCTTCGTCACCGGCGCCAACATCGCCATCAACGGCGGCCAGCACATGTCTTAAACCCCAGGCAGAAACTGGGGTCGTACCCTCTGGGTACGACCCCGCCTGGCGGTACGGGTTGGCGGTAC is part of the Oxalobacteraceae bacterium OTU3CAMAD1 genome and encodes:
- the minC gene encoding septum site-determining protein MinC, producing MSKSLFQKPIEIKISTVVAVSAILATADSIALDAALAEMTGGTTDFFEDDLAVIDVAALPAGSDPVDWAGIIALLKKYRLNPVAVRNAPPSMAADIAAHGLSLETPTKPRADEVDVESAKTAAKAAAKTATPAPAPAASKAPVAAATAAAATDSLPGNAGVMIIDTPVRAGQRIYARGCDLIITAVVNNGAEVIADGSIHVYNTLHGRALAGASGNPEARIFAMTMSPELVSIAGVYRTFEDGFPAEFARSPAQIRLVGDRIDILSVNSANRA
- the metE gene encoding 5-methyltetrahydropteroyltriglutamate--homocysteine S-methyltransferase, producing the protein MTTSNKAASSHIHTHIPGFPRIGAARELKFALESHWRGELAEAGLEAVGRELRARHWALQARAGLDFVTVGDFAFYDQVANHVQLLGCEPARYGFDHRQSQLSRYFAMARGDGGNGGKGSDKEYGHDCGHDHSHDGDVHASAALEMTKWFDTNYHYLVPEFTPETAFSLACERLFDEVAEAQALGHAVKAVLLGPLSFLWLGKEKGGGGDAGFNRLDLLDKLLPVYGAALDRLKAQGVQWVQVDEPILGLDLPAPWRSAFENTYWQLNQVGVPLLLATYFSPLEENLSLACRLPVAGLHVDGVRAAHELTSIADWLPVHKVLSVGIVDGRNIWRTDLDAALATLAPIADKRGGKLWLSSSCSLLHVPFTLAAEQALDGDIKSWLAFATEKLDELYVLKQALQGIHEASVIDALDVSRAALAGRRTSERVHQSPVRERLAVLGDDADRRQSGFAQRQAVQRARLRLPDFPTTTIGSFPQTPAIRAARASFKRGELNAADYEGKMREEIAYAVRRQEELGLDVLVHGEAERNDMVEYFGEQLDGFVFTQLGWVQSYGSRCVKPPIIYGDVSRPKAMTVDWTVHAQSLTGKPMKGMLTGPITILQWSFVRDDQPRSRTALHVALAIRDEVDDLQRAGIGIIQIDEPAVREGLPLRRSRWDEYLDWATRAFRVSAGVAADGTQIHTHMCYAEFNDILPQIAAMDADVITIETSRSDMELLNGFGQFRYPNEIGPGVYDIHSPRVPGQAEMVRLLRKASAVIPASNLWVNPDCGLKTRGWAETETALRNMVAAAHQLRAEHAIY
- a CDS encoding LysR substrate-binding domain-containing protein gives rise to the protein MLEIRHLRTLSALRSAGSLVRAAQLLNLTQSALSHQIKLLEDRYGGPLFERKSVPIGFTATGARLLKLADMLLPEIEAAEREVARLTQGDTGQLRVALECHTCFDWLMPVMDEFRKRWPDVEIDLVSGFHSEPAELLRAGAADLVIGSPYGPDFVTFPLFRYEILVVMAQKHRLAMQRRLQAADFEGETLITYPVPETRIDLIREVLQPAGIQVQRRTAELTVAVLQLVASRRGIAALPNWAIKNYVDYDYVIAKPVGDHGLWSDLFVSVPESQKQKAYVLDFVKVIREQCAATLDGIRLLS
- a CDS encoding acetyl-CoA C-acetyltransferase — translated: MDDVVIVAAGRTGVGKFGGSLAKIAASDLGAHVIKGLLAKTGIDPSQISEAILGQVLTAGVGQNPARQAVIKSGLPDSIPGFTINHVCGSGLKATHLAAQAIKCGDAQIVIAGGQENMSASPHAMPGSRDGFRMGEIKMVDTMIVDGLWDAFNQYHMGITAENVAKKHDISRTEQDEFALQSQLKAEAAQKEGKFKDEILPLEIASKKATVVFDTDEYIKPGSTIEGLAGLRPAFNKEGSVTAGNASGLNDGAAAVIMMSATKAKELGLPVLAKVKAYASSGLDPALMGMGPVSASRLCLKKAGWTPDDLDLMEINEAFAAQAVAVNKEMGWDTSKINVNGGAIAIGHPIGASGARILVTLIHEMIRRDAKKGLASLCIGGGMGVALAIERP
- the phbB gene encoding acetoacetyl-CoA reductase, which produces MARVALVTGGMGGLGEAVCFKLSALGYNVVTTYSPGNPKVEQWLATTRDQGFNFRAYPCDVADYDSAQACVAAIEKDIGPIDVLVNNAGITRDMTFKKMDKPNWDAVMATNLDSVFNMTKPVCDGMVDRGWGRIINISSVNGQKGAFGQTNYSAAKAGMHGFTKALALEVARKGVTVNTISPGYIGTKMVMEIPQEVLDTKIIPQIPMARLGKPEEVAGLVAYLSSDEAAFVTGANIAINGGQHMS